From the genome of Pelosinus fermentans DSM 17108:
TGCACAAGATAAAAAGGCTTTATTAGGATAGTATTCCTCGGCACTTTTTAAAGTGCCGTTTCCATATACCGAAAGATTACGGTCCTTAAAAATACCGCCCAAGCAGATTATAAGGTGATTGTAATTAGGAGATTTTATAGACTCTAATAAGAATTTAATTGAATTTGTGATGATCGTCACATGAATTTCAGGCGGAATATACTTACTTAGATAGATTGTAGTCGAACTGTTATCGACAAAGATGGTATCTCCTTCTTGTATAAATGAAGCCGCTTTTTTACAAATTTGATTTTTTTCATTAAAGCGTTGTATTTCACGTATGCCAACGGGATATTCGCTAGAATTAGATGTGTTATGAGATTGCTCAACAAGTACAGCGCCACCGTGAGTACGCTTTAGTACTCCATCTTTTTCAAGATCTCTAAGATCACGACGTATTGTTTCCTTGGAAGTTGCAAATTTAACTGCAAGAACATTAACGTCGACGCTTCCTGTTTCTTCTAGCATAGTTATAATTTCCGATTTTCTTTCAACACTGTACATATTTATCAACTCTTTATATTTATTGGTGTAAGCATAATAACAATATTATTTCTTAACAGTACCAATCATTTTGTGTTTAGTCAACTGTTTCTGGAATAATATTTTTGTTTGTGACCGTATGGTTTAACGGAAATATGGTTTCATTTAAGAAGTTTTTATAGGATTAGTAATTAAAACACCTGTCAAACAGGTGTTTTAATTTTATATGCAATCTTTAGTAATCGTACAAAAGGCATCTGTCTCAATTCTTTCTAACATGCTGTAAGCCATGTAGATGTTTGGTCCAGAGACAACAACGCCGTGAAGAGGAAGAATAACACCAATGGGTTTCTTTTCAGCAAGTGCCCTATTTTTTTCAAAATAATTATATACATTTTGTGATAACTCAGGAGTATATGCTTTTGTGTATTCAAT
Proteins encoded in this window:
- a CDS encoding DeoR/GlpR family DNA-binding transcription regulator, with the translated sequence MYSVERKSEIITMLEETGSVDVNVLAVKFATSKETIRRDLRDLEKDGVLKRTHGGAVLVEQSHNTSNSSEYPVGIREIQRFNEKNQICKKAASFIQEGDTIFVDNSSTTIYLSKYIPPEIHVTIITNSIKFLLESIKSPNYNHLIICLGGIFKDRNLSVYGNGTLKSAEEYYPNKAFLSCAGISSHNMLADSSIHEIDVKRMMIEHAQEVFILADHTKFQKGSQIFLSSFSAIDYIITDTQTDKTNLEYLDATNVKLIVAD